The genomic segment GACTTGTAATGCGGTATATATGTTTACATATAAACAAATATTTTGTATTGCTGTGCCATAAAATTCCAATTTATGAAAACTTAAAATGAATTAGCCCATATAATAAAcgtggtaaatagtgatgagcgaatacaaaAATATTCGAGTTCAGATAATTAGTACCAAATACATAGTACAATTctagtattcatcatgaataacaaacctaatcaatgtcaatggggaacccgagcatttttctgggaaatcatgAAGGTAAAtgctctaatcctcctatcccttctaccagccATTTTatgcaccagattctggtccccatagatgcaTATGCGGAccagcatccagccagatatccgggatcaattcaagGCCAGACCCAATTTTTATAAAAAATCCGGTTAGTCCCCCAAACCTCGAATAACTGcgcattcgcccatcactattcatcaCTAATGGTAAAGAGTAAAACATTAAAAACACCAGAATTCCTCAAAGGAGGAAGTCTAACGTTAAACGAAACATGCGTTGAGCTGAGGGCTGACGAGTCTCATGGACCCTGCCTTAGATATTTACTAGTCCTATCATTTATTTTATATTGGGACCTCCGGTGCAATGCCTTTATATCAGATATTCAATTGAGCACTATTGTACTTTATTTCTAATACTGACACTTGACACAGGAGTTCACTTTTTGTAATATGCACTGCATTTAATTATAATTTAAACTTTGTGGTTTTATTCCATATTTATTAATTGGTCATTGGATGGAGTTTTAATTATTGCCTTTTGTGGTCCCTCTGTTGTTTATTTACCCGTCCTTGTTTTCTTACAGTTATCCTATCTTCTTAGCACCTTTTGTTCCCAGTAACTAATATGATAAAATTGTATATAAATCAAAACAAGAGAGTTGTAGGTGGAGAAGTatcaaaataaaatgaaaaaaaaccccatagTTACCTAAAGTGCTAGTTCAAGGGAGCCACAGTAGAAGCATATTCAAATGGCATGACAGAACCCCCAGAAATGGATCTTAgaaacactgacgcgcgtttcgagaAGATCCTACAACCCTTTTGTATGATGGTTTATATGTAGATCTTTCTCTCCTCCCCCTTATTTAGAAACCTGGGTATTATGCTGTGTTTGGGACAGGTAGGATACTTATCATGCATTTCTAACAGGGGACCCTGCCAGtctctttccaatcttatgacacaCCCCATGTCACTAAGTAGTtgcttttaatgttttttttatcaCTGTTTGTGAGTTTTTCAATAAAATTGTATCCCTTTTTGCACTAATACTCTGGCTCTTCTTGTTTTGATAATTTATGAGTAAGTGCTGATAATGGCTTAGCTGTACCAAGGCTAGACCAGTATTTACTTGTATTTACTTGTATGGCTCTTTGCTTGAGAACTGTTTTGTTTAGAATtgtatagagaatttttttttaaaaaaaagagattttttttaaataagtatatattttatattcttatttcatggTGTTTTCACTTGTATGAACAGTTctataggctgctttacatgcagcgacatcgctagtgatgtcgcttgtgaaagcacccgcccccatagtttgtgcgtcatgggaaaatcaccgttgcgcacaatatcattagtccccgtcacacggacttacctgcctagcgacgtcgctgtggccggcgaaccgcctcctttctacgggGTCAGTTCatccagcgtcacagcgacgtcacacggcagctgtccaatagaagtggaggggcggagagcggccgaaagaaagtgacgcccacctcgttgcaggaggatgcaggtacggtgttgttcctcgttcctggggtgtcacacattgcgatgtgtgctgccgcaggaacgacgaacaacttgcatccagcagcagcaacgatatttgggtttagaacgacgtgtcaacgattaacaatAATGTGAGTTTTtatgatcgttagcggttgttctTACGTTTCAcatacaacgacgtcactaacgaggccggatgtccatcacgaattccgtcaccccaacgacatctcgttagggatgttgttgcgtgtaaagcccccttatgcctCATATCTGTTCATGGAGCTTTTAATATTGAAGTCTAGTAGTTGCCACAGATGGCCTCAATTATTAATTTTAACTCTATTTTTAATCCAGAAATTTCTCAGAAACACGTGGATCCAAGCCCCAAAGAgatcagctataaatactgtaaatgaaaacagtattgagaataaatattataTGCAGTGTTAGGTATTATTTTAGGAAAACCAAACAATAAGAAACGTGTGCACACCAAATACATTAATCAATTCAATATTCCTCGGGGAAGGTAAATACAGTTTatttacatatttaaaaaaaataaacattatatTTTTGGCAAGAACAAATTGACAGATTCGGATAAATTACTTTTAATATGAGTCATTCGTTCTTCTATTTATCCAGAACCTTACCTGAAAAAGCTTAAATTTTGCTTAAAGGAAACTATTTTGCCAAGGATATTTGGAACACGTGGCATGCCATTGTGTTATAGGAGTGATGTCATCTATCCCATGATACAATAGTTTGTATACTTTTCAAAATAGTATTTATATGATCCCTGTGTACAGACAACAGGACGAGCAGAAGAGAATCCGAGAAGACGCCCAATCATCCACAATGAAGAACCTGGTGGCTTTACTTTGCCTGATCTCTGCTTCGATTGGCTCAGGTAAGACTAATGTAGACACTTCACAgcatatacaaggtggccataaaataacctaaggtgtttggagctgtgTGCAGATTGACCCAGtgaacagaattggctgaaaactggtatgtatgctattcaaggcatggggaaatggaacgcatcttaaaaaaaaaatttataccaaAACTTCACTGAAATAGATGATGACATATTTTGAGGAAaaagggttactgagtgttcagccgacaaccggtaagcagagaggttgtggaggacataaatccaaaaacggaaatagagatccatattATATATGCATATGTACCAAACCAAATATATTAAACCTTCATTAGACCTGCATTATGATATAAATATATCAAAGAATACACAAATAAATCCCAAAAATTACAAATTTATTGACATAATACTGACAAACATCATACATTCCTCACATGATCAGAGATGGGTATCAAAAGACAGAGTTAAAAGTTTTTactccttaaaaacacagaaaaaaatcctggaGAAGTCTGGTAAATAAGCTAGTGCATaacgtgggctttacacgctgcgatatcggtaccgatatccctAGCGTACTACCCACcctcatcgtttgtgcaacacaggcatatcgctgcccgtcgcgcacaaaatcgcgcacacccgtcacacgtacttatctgcatagcgacgtcgctgtgaccgatgtaccgcctcctttctaagggggtggtccgtttggcgtcacagcaacatcactaagcggccgcccaatagaagcggaggggcggagaagagtgggacgaacatcccgcccacctccttccttcctcattgctggcgggacgcagataaggtgaggtaacttgttcctgcagtgtcacacggagcgatgtgtgctgccgcaggaacgacgaaataCATCGCCCAAatatcagcaacgataattgggaggagggcggcatgtcaccgatgagcgattttgaacgtttttggaacaattcaaaatcgctcataagagtcacacacgagattgctacagcggccggatgtgcgttataaattccgtgaccccaacgacatcgctgtagcgaaatcatagcctgtaaagcggccttaagagtggtCAAAAAGAGCATATAATATAATCAATTGGAAATACCAAGCATGATATTACAAACTGACGATTCGGCAAGAATAAGGAAAGCTGTAATTTCCAATTTTAAAGTGACAGTGCCATAATACACAGAGGAAACACTACAGGTCATACATATATAGACACAAGGTTCTGTGACACAATGTTTAGATAAGAATTCCCCATATGTGAATTACCAAAACAGGACAATATAACCCCATTAACCATCATACAGTCCTGCCAAGCAGGAAAAGGAGGGGAGAAGACCAGGGACATTAGATTACCAGAGGCAGTTTACCAATTTAAGAGACCACTACCTGgagaaccacactgcccagcacctctacgcgcgtttcactcCCGCTTCatcaggaggtgctgtgacaggggAATGGTCACCATTATATGGTGCTGGACTCACCTGAGGCCCATTACTGGTGCGCACTGCACGGCCATGCCGCCCTCTCCAGCCGGCATTCCGGAAGATACGTTGCACATGTGTGCTAATCCCTTCACTCATTGGGCGCCGACTGGAGGGGAGGGACAGACACCAACACACAGAGCGCGCGCAGGCATCAGCCTGCCCAGCGCCATCTTAGGTGAGGGCAGCAGTACTGGCAACCCACCATAAACAAGAAAGCATATTCAAATTGTGCAGTACCAATGATCTAGGATAATGTTGTTATTGTATATACATAAAAACATATAGATCAGGTACAAATACTGTCCAATTACGTTCACAAGAAGGATATGGGAATACAGCACACAAGGTTCCAAGGGACATTCATTCACCCATATACATTATAGTAAGTCATTACTCATCCCAAGGTAAAATTGCATGCTGCATAGCCACAGCAGATGATAAACTCCATAAATATATTATAAGAGATAAAttgcaaaaaaacaacaacaattttATTAGTGGGCCACTCAAATACAATTAAAATGAACTTCATCATGGACGTAGATCACAAGGTACAATTCCATCATAGATGTAAAGTGTATGCATTCGCATATGGAGGATTTTCTTAGATTGCTGCTCTCACCAAGCCCTGTACGAGAGGATAACAAGTAAAGAGAAAAGgaattttttaaaaacaatgacCATAAAAATCAGACAGAGAGTGATGAGGACAGAGGACATTGCCAATGCCATCATGGAGCAAGGCACGAACACCCATGCCGGGAACAacagtgcatgtgtggcgcccctgacctggtcaggcaccactaagtactgcacccatgctggggcagtgctgccAGGTATTCCTAAAGGCTGGAAAgaagtgtgtacgcacagacacatagccaccaggtctcccacaccattagaagggacccttgggtattcTCTATAGGAGGCTAGCCTACAATTcttttcaaggggtgtagtggaggggctggaggttaAAGTGCAgaagctgtcaggaaaggagtggagcgagccagtctggtagtggagcgtgaTGGTTGCTAGGAGGTGGAgatgcgcgctcacactagtcagaccctgtgtgcgtggagtagccgttagcgggggagaacgattACCAGCCAATCAGTCAGAAAGAGGACTTAGAGAGAGTcagtgactaggcacgtatggggaacAGGTTCCTAGAGTAGCCTCCAGTTTAACtagctgctaaacctgcaggtgaggGTCCATAAGgggatcaagcctggagccatcacacttggtccacgctgccagcaaacggtccaaatagggagaaaaggcagtagcaactccttggatgaaccccacggtacttcaagtcaggggttatccgaacaaagaagtgctaggaaggcgagttagcgcttacccttagaccggcctgaaggatacctggttttcaCCTGGTTGATTAAAGCATCGCCCGGGTCCACTCAGTAAGCATCAAAGATTAAGTAAAGATCAATTGAAAGACATGTTGGACTCTGATTGGATTATTCCCGGACCCACTACCCTACACACCTGAGccttggggcctgcctcactcacaggaggccacaccatctgactgcagactccatcagccccagatgctcctaAAATCTGCAgtagcggtcatccatatccctgaccgcaagccgtgagtggagtcatgttaaataattaaaaactgaCATACCTTTTGCCATATACgaaagaagaccctgtggtgtccctgaaggtggattgatgtccctggggcgaccgggCTTCACACATGCAGTATTTGCAGGCAATTGGGGCTCCCATAgagcacagtgtggaaagttctccatgccctGGCTGGACAATCAATAACCCTGTTGCCTAAAAACGTGttatcataaaaaaaaaattaagatgtcTTCTGTTTCCACATtcattgaatagcatacataccaattttcagccaattctgtccattgggtcagtctgcacatggctccaaacaccttaggttattttatggccaccttttaCATATAGTCCACTGCGGAGTGTCAGCAAAGTTTCTCAATGATTTTCAATAGATCCACAATAATATATCATTCAAGGTCTTAATGATCTTGCACTTTTCTGGCAAATGTTATTTTGACATTAGATAATATTTGTTAATTGTAATATTATAGTTGCAAAAATGGTAGTTTCGGAAATGTGCCCAAAAATATCCAGTGCTATCCTCATATAAACTCAACTCTTTTCCTCTACAgtgattattagggatgatcgaatcccacaaatatctgactttgcgaaTATTCACCGAATAGGtatccgctattcgactattcgcgaatattcgatgatgggcaatgtaagtctatgggaaagccGAATGACAACTATTATGGGCTTcacatagacttaggggtactttgcacgctgcaacatcgcaaaccaatgctgcgatgctgagcgcgatagtccctgcccccgtcgcagctgcgatatttttgaacattatcgctacggcagcttcacatggactcacctgtcctgggacttcgctctggccggtgacccgcctccttagtaagggggcgggtcgtaaggcgtcactgcgacgtcacacggtaggcggccaataggagcggaggggcggagatgagcgggatgtaaacatcccgcccacctccttccttccgcatatcctacggaagccgcggtgatgccggtaggagatgttcctcgctcctgcggcttcacacacagcgatgtaggaacgaggaacaacattggaccgtcgcatcagcgtaatcatggattacgccgacgctgcaccgatgatatgattacgacgcttttgcgctcgttaatcgtatcatctaggctttacacactacaatgtcgcctgcgatgccagatgtgcgtcactttcaatttgaccccaccgacatcgcacctgcgatgtcgtagtgtgcaaagtaccccttaaattgAGCAACGAATATtcacatagtggcgacctattcgtcgaatattcgcaaagtcgGATATTTGTGATTTTCAATTATCCCTAGTTATTATGTATGATTGACCTATTTCTTAGGGCTTGTTCATGCTTCACGTGTTGTATTTTTCCTTCAAAAAAGCTGCATTttacagcaaagtgaatgagatttctaaaatcaCATGGACATGCTGCTTTTCGTTGCTTTGCTAATTTGAAGCAGTGGCAAATCTGTGGCATGATAATTTTTTTCAGCTTTTTCTTTTACTGATTCAATGGAAtgggaaaaaaatgagaaaaatgcgCAAAAAACATTGGCAAAATCACATGTATCTTAGAAGTGTCTGCTCCAAATACATAATATGTATAGAAACCCTTACATTCCAGTGGTGGTTTCATGTAGTATTTCTCAATGCTCGTTACTCGAATTGAGTTAGTTGGATGCTTTGACCTGCTTGATTTGAGTAACAaatataatggatgtcaatgggaaATTTGAGGATTTTTCCAAGCAGGTCCAGCTAGAAGGCTTGGGAGGTCGGAAAAATTCATATTCAAGATGCCTGGATGCAGCTCTGACTCGGAAATTGGGAAAAATTAAATAAGTTAAGAAAAAAGTGTGGTGTGGGTCCCCCATTTTTTACCAGCAACGGTAAAGCAGTCCTGTGTGCTTGTTTGTTTCCTTGCAGATTTCTGGATGCAGAATGAGGGAGTTTATGACTTTATCCTTTACTGAGCTTCCACTACTTGATTTATGATGACTTCAAAACTCAGTTCTCCTTTGATGTGGTCAGAAAACAGCTACAAGGACTCATTAAATAGAAACTTTTTGGCAGAATAATTTATAAGTGTAGTGTTGGCTCCTCCAGTACACCGGTGCTCCTCCACATCCTAACGCTGTATCTCTCCCCTCTTACCTGCTATCCACTTGAAGTGTGGTCCCCCGCTTGTCCCACCATGGATACCAATGTGAGTGTCTGCTTCTGCTCCTGCCTATGCCCCAGGCCTTGCATATGTATCGTGGGGTTCCTGGCCTCCAGCCTAAGGAGCACACCCGCCATATGAGCAAAGCCTGAGGTGTAGGCAGGAGCTGAAACACCACACACGTGGGCATCTGTTAGGGGAAAAATCCAGGGACTGCACTACACATGGATGGTTATGAAAGGATGCAGAGGACCACAAAACATATGGGTGGCCACAAGGGAGCAAACTGAGGACCATACAATACGAGGATGGTCATGCAGGTAAGAGGGGGAAGCAGAAGTCAACACTAACATGGGCATCCATGGGGGGAAGAGCCAGGTACTGCACTACACATGAATGGCAGAGAAGAGGGGAGAATCACAGCATTGGGTTGTGGAGGAGCGCCAGCATACTAGGGGAGCCAGTGCTACAGTAGCCTGTGGTCAAACAAGTATTAATTTTCACTTCCAAGAAAATCTGATCAATTAGGGTAATGACACTAAAGTAAAACTCTGATTACACTGTGAACTACGTGTTATTTACTTTAATATGATTCCTTCTCATGAGTCATATTATAAGTGAGGAGATGATGAAAAACttagtttctccatcttctccattgtacaGTATATGTTGGCGTAAATACATGGAAGAGAAAAAAGATTCAGCTCACCTGCCAGCCAAACCACTCAAATCCTTAGGGTGTAAGGGTCCGCTGGTAGGTCCATGCCAGCATAGGATAAGCAACAGCAAAATTGAaggaaaggatccagcacaaattccttatcGATAAAAAGTTTgtcttattctttattgaagtattAGAACCAAAACAAAGGGAGACCGAAGAttggaaacatacattaaagcatgggtgctcttaacacgtttcggactttaaataaaaacaaactaagtccttCGTCATGATTCCACTTATAACTGAGGACTTAGTTTGTTTATTTAAAGTCTGAAACACGTTAAGGCACCCATGCTTTCATGTATGTTTCCAATCTTCGGTCTCCCTTTGTTTTGGCTTTaatacttcaataaagaataagaaaaacctTTTATTGATAAGGAATTTGTGTTGGCGTAAATAggtctgcactcggatgacatccaagtgcagtgagaTGATTTCCATGATTTCCATGCACGCATAGACCTGAATGGGTGCACATGATCCAATTTGTAGAGCCACTCACAGAATGCTGCCAGTTTTTTAGCATGCTGGATAGGCAATAGGAAAAAACACACAGATCTGCCTTGCCGACTAGTATAACACTGGACAGTGGGCTATCCTATAAAACATTGGATAGTATTCATCTGAGTTATACACTCGTGTGAGCAAGCTATCAGTCATAATATTTATAACACTCAAGTGAAAAAGAATCATCCAACCAAACATTAGGCACATATCATATTCAACTATCTTTTTGAGCCAAGAGTTAGAATCAATATTGAATCTTGAACGCAATGTTAGCTACAATTATAAATAAATCAAATGACagtaaatatataaattgtttcaCTTGAATTCCTTTCTCGTTGTTTTAACATTATATAAGTAGGTAGTCTTTTTTACTTTCAGTCTTTTCCCATAAATGTTATTCGTGTTGGTCCCGCAATTCTACAATATGTAAGGAGATTGAGATTGACTGCCTTGGAGCTGATTGTATGACCGCCTCCCAAACCGTAAAGCTTTGTGAGTACCATTCAGCTCTTCCTTATAACCAGCGAACATTTCACCATCTCATTTTTATTTTGCTATGACTATTTCCTATTTGACAGATGGAAAGGAGCATTATGCAATGTTTAAAGGTTGCAGCAATGAAACTTTGTGTGGAGCCGAGGGATCAGGAGTGGTAGATCAGGTGGAATTTAAGTTTCTTGCACATTGTTGCATCGGAGACTTATGCAACAAACAGGGATATGATCGTAAGTATAAGACTGATAACAATTTTAAGGGATTCATTCTCTAATTACCAAAAATTTGTTCTAAAGCCTCAGTCAGACAATTGTGGTGctttatccagctcatcccgattaccctggtgtggtggcaatcaaggtaattgaTAGGGTTGATATCAGCAAATCACAACTGCCATAAagccctgggttagtaatggagaggtgtctatgagactcacTCATTACCAACCTTgtaattaaaaagaaacaaaacacaaacacacaacaatcctttttttaataataaaaacgCACGCACCCTCTTTCATcattttattaacccacaaaataccccaggtccaacataatccccaCGACGTCCCACAACGATCGTGGCTCTGCCACATCCAGAatctgcagtgatggaaaatgcaAATGATCCCTGCAGCTCTTTGGACATAATGAGGGCAGCAGGGGACCAGATTTGAGAAGCATTAGTCAGGGCACCGGAGTTAACAGCTGGGTTTCCACAGTACCAGGTGTCACCACCGGTGAACCCACTGATGGATTTCTGAACTGCCAATttggggaaagaaggaaagaatatgttatcacagctcacctagacctataTGTATCCCAAATGGTGGTTGGTGCTAGGCACATCTGGTCAGATCCTGGTGTAATAGCGATGAATAAGAGAAGTGGATAAAGacagcaaccatcttggaaaaactctgaagctttattatgaaaaatccataaaaaacatacagtggataaaaaaCTCAGTGTGTAGACAAAAGTCTATGCATTTCAGGCCTAACATAGAACTGGCCCTTAATCATGATAAAGGCCCATGAGTAGTGGCCAGTTGTATGTTAGGCCTGAAACACGTGTACCTTTGTCTGATGattttatccactgtatgttttttagggatttttcacaataaagcttcagagtttttctAAGATGGTTGCTGGATTTTTCCACTTCTCTAATTTGTGAGACACAATGACACAGTAGTCCGGCAATCcaacagtcaggtcaccagagttctcACTCAGGGCTCCCCCACTGCTGTGGGGTGAACTCACTTGAACTGgctgccagattgccagactgtTTTGTGGTCATGTCCTGCCATCAGAAAGTCCGGAAATCCAGCAGCAGATTCAATTGAGTTCACTGATAGGAGcagtgtgaactccagtgacctgacttcCGTATTGCCAGACTGTTGGATTGCAGGAAACA from the Anomaloglossus baeobatrachus isolate aAnoBae1 chromosome 11, aAnoBae1.hap1, whole genome shotgun sequence genome contains:
- the LOC142256308 gene encoding phospholipase A2 inhibitor and Ly6/PLAUR domain-containing protein-like, whose protein sequence is MKNLVALLCLISASIGSVFSHKCYSCWSRNSTICKEIEIDCLGADCMTASQTVKLYGKEHYAMFKGCSNETLCGAEGSGVVDQVEFKFLAHCCIGDLCNKQGYDPPKNNLTKNGVKCPFSICPGSLEECKSDKEINCTGSMDRCMDYRATVRDEDGIDANYSGKGCTNRDSCKYNFDSKIMFKEMHRVLLNC